From the genome of Tachypleus tridentatus isolate NWPU-2018 chromosome 6, ASM421037v1, whole genome shotgun sequence:
CAGGGGAAATTCGCCAAATTCCCCATCTTCACACGCTTTATCCACAagacaagtttttctttgaatgcAGCCAATTTCGCGCTTGCAGTCACAATGTTGAGTCCCCTTCCTTGCAGAGAGAGATTGAGTTCATTGAGAGCTAAAAACACATCAGCCAAATAGGCAAGCATCTGAACAACACtaggttctttgaaatatatagccaGTTCTTGTACCCTTTCACGGAGAAACTGATGAATTTCTCCTCTCAGTTCAAACACACGAAACAGCACACGACCACGTGACAACCACCTCACTTCAGTGTGGTACAAAAGAACAGTGTGTTCCTGACCCATTTCCTCACAAAGTGACTGAAACAATCGATGATTCAAAGCTCGGCTGCGAATAAAGTTTACAACCTTGACACAAATATCCAGAGTTTTCTTGAGATCTGGGGGCAATGTCTTTGCTGCAAGAGAGTGACGATGAAGAAAGCAGTGAGTGATTTTCAGGTTAGGAACTTCTTTCCTCATTAATGCAGCAAACCCAGGACGATTGCCAGCATTGCTGGTGCACCATCTGTACATATTGAACCAATTTTGTCAAGGTGAAGTTTGTTTCTTGAGAcaaattcttgtattttgttaagcaCATCTATAGCTTGTGCAGTTGTCTTTAAGGACTGACAGAAAaggaaactttcttccacttttttctccttcacgtaacgaactactgccaatagctgacaacagttggatacatctgttgattcatccacttGTAGGCTAATCTTAACTGGACTAGCCTTGATGTCAGCTACAACTTGTTCCAGGATGTCAACATTCATGTCGATGATTCGGTTATGGATTACATCATTTGACAAAGACACTTGTTGGAGTTTCTTCTCAGCTTCCTTGCCGAGAACAATCTTTGCCATTTCAAGGGCACATGGCTTGATCAGTTCCTCACCAATTGTAtggggtttctttgatttagcaATCTGGTATGCAACTTCATAAGAAGCACGCAGTAAAGGTTTCTCTGTTGGCGAAAATCCATAAGTCGGCAATgtgccaacctgatcaaacctagCTCTTTTGACCCTTAATGTCACAATGTCATTTCCTGCATCCCTGCCAccatgtttgttcttgaaatgttcATCAAGCTTTGATGGCTTCAAGTTCGCATTGGAGAAGAGTGTGCTGCACAGGATACACTGTGGACGTTGTGTCCCATCCTTCTCTGTAGTACAGGTGAAACCAAACTTGACATATTCGTCATTCCACTTTCGTTTCTTCAACATACTGCAGACAAAtctggaaaagaaacacattcatgtgtaggtgttttcttttttttatgaattatctctaaaatatgtgatggagagactgaaatacctggtttaatcagtagatttgtaggcatgacaatacattctatgaaaatattgtaacggctacactgctacagtgatgatgtatgttatgtaaacaacccatcgctcatttaaataaatgtgtagaaagcaaaatctgaaataatacataaccaatcttccaccctactgttatgcatcagaaaaaacaacaacattgaaacaGGGAGACCATAACTCACGTGTTGATGGCACGGATGGGTGGTGTGGATTGAGACGTGATGATAACCTCCCTCTCTCTCCGTGTTGCGCACGTGTCCTGTACGCGTCCCTTCCTCGTCTATCCAAATGACATACCCGTTTGTTTACCCTGTATTGGAATCTGATGCAACTTTACCACTTCATTAGGAAATCaggtttaggtttaactttatctcggaacactgctgaagcaaaaatgtttcttcttaggagaaatataaagcatactcttatgtaaaaatatatatttgctttaattattcatgggcatcctcgcaccccttgggaatcatcttcgcaccccctaggggtgcgggcacccctggttaagtgaagtgtaccgatattaacatagaattaattcgttctcgtgaaccgttgataaaatattcattttcagaccagatggaagattcagtattgtttgtaaaacttttgtatataaatcaatatttgtaataaccaataTTATAAattggttggtttgaatttcgagcaaagctacacgagcgccatctgcgctagccgtccctaatttagtagtgtaagactagagggaaggcagctagtcatcaccacccaccgccaactcttgggctactcttttaccaacgaaaagtgggattgaccgtcacattataacgcccccacggctgggagggcgggcatgtttggcgcgactcgggcgcgaacccgcgaccctcagattacgaagcgtacgccttaacgcgctaggccatgccaggccttgtttCTTAGAGCATTTATTTGTAACTTGATTGATTGATCTATGTTTTCCTTGTTTTGTCTTCGTAATTAGCATCATTCTTAATCATTTTTGGTGTTTGTAGTGTTGTTTAGCTGTTTTAATAAGGCacttaattattgtttgaaaatttatatcaaTCTCTAATGGATTCGTAGCATTAATTAACCAATAGTTGGTCCAATACTGATTTAAattctttaaacaattttttatttttctgttcgaTGAGGTACATTGTTAGGGGCGGGGGGTTTAATTCACATCTAATGAAGTAGGAATTAGACTTAAGCAACTTCttaattaacaaaattttcacAACATTACAAAAGTTGCTGCAGCATAGACTCGTTCAATTTAATGAATTTACGACTGAAAGTGCCTAAAATTAAATCAGAGTGCCTGTGATTCatctaaaattaaacatttttgtgcTTCTTAAACACATTGCTAAACATCGGGTTttgttacccgtggtgggcagagcacagatagtccat
Proteins encoded in this window:
- the LOC143251526 gene encoding protein FAM200C-like; this encodes MRKEVPNLKITHCFLHRHSLAAKTLPPDLKKTLDICVKVVNFIRSRALNHRLFQSLCEEMGQEHTVLLYHTEVRWLSRGRVLFRVFELRGEIHQFLRERVQELAIYFKEPSVVQMLAYLADVFLALNELNLSLQGRGLNIVTASAKLAAFKEKLVLWIKRVKMGNLANFPCLEETVTENSTLHPDFVAKVVEHMQMLRTSFEGYFSCGELQTYDNWILNPFMQNLEDISGIKEDLIDLRHNREIQMEFTNSQLEHFWASQLEAYPALAKKALEVLVPFVTTYLCEQGFSCLLHIKTKSAEF
- the LOC143251528 gene encoding protein FAM200C-like → MLKKRKWNDEYVKFGFTCTTEKDGTQRPQCILCSTLFSNANLKPSKLDEHFKNKHGGRDAGNDIVTLRVKRARFDQVGTLPTYGFSPTEKPLLRASYEVAYQIAKSKKPHTIGEELIKPCALEMAKIVLGKEAEKKLQQVSLSNDVIHNRIIDMNVDILEQVVADIKASPVKISLQVDESTDSLKTTAQAIDVLNKIQEFVSRNKLHLDKIGSICTDGAPAMLAIVLGLLH